The following proteins are co-located in the Apium graveolens cultivar Ventura chromosome 5, ASM990537v1, whole genome shotgun sequence genome:
- the LOC141660670 gene encoding uncharacterized protein LOC141660670 translates to MDRLRRLVVGRRHEICVISDRHVGIMAAMQKSGWYEPLDHHRYCVRHFATNFATKFKRAGMKDRLVELASQVQPKKFELLLGEFFVLETRAVQWFEDKPFMNWSLVHDEHHRFGIMTTNHAESWNKSIVDARRLPLTSLVQVLFHKTIEYFDQWRLEIALQVSKGQIFTKYACHFLNRTVKHSTGHSVKVFDRGTWLFQVVTRRDGLKGGNTHTVRLQESTCTCGKLQNYRIPCSHVIACCSYVKMNYDVFVGDWYKLENNRRFIMVTKWGGYWLGWGNTQNATGSNVYVFK, encoded by the exons ATGGATAGGTTGAGGAGGTTGGTGGTTGGTCGGAGGCACGAGATATGTGTCATTTCTGATAGACATGTTGGGATCATGGCAGCTATGCAGAAGTCGGGATGGTATGAGCCACTTGATCATCATCGGTACTGTGTGAGACATTTTGCCACAAACTTTGCCACCAAATTCAAGAGAGCTGGAATGAAGGATAGATTGGTTGAGTTGGCATCTCAGGTCCAGCCTAAGAAATTTGAACTACTATTGGGGGAGTTTTTTGTACTAGAGACCCGAGCAGTTCAATGGTTTGAGGACAAACCATTCATGAACTGGTCATTGGTACATGACGAGCATCATCGTTTTGGCATCATGACTACCAACCACGCCGAAAGTTGGAACAAATCAATTGTCGATGCCCGGAGGCTCCCGCTTACTTCATTGGTGCAAGTCCTTTTCCATAAGACAATTGAGTACTTTGATCAATGGCGTCTTGAGATTGCATTACAAGTATCCAAAGGTCAAATTTTCACCAAGTATGCCTGCCATTTCTTGAACCGTACTGTAAAACATTCCACGGGACATAGTGTGAAGGTGTTTGATCGAGGGACTTGGTTGTTCCAAGTAGTTACAAGGAGGGATGGTCTGAAAGGAGGAAACACACACACTGTCCGTCTTCAGGAGTCCACCTGTACGTGTGGGAAGTTGCAGAACTATCGAATCCCCTGCTCCCATGTGATTGCTTGTTGTTCATATGTCAAGATGAACTATGATGTGTTTGTTGGGGATTGGTATAAGTTGGAGAACAATCGAAGATTTATAATG gTTACAAAG TGGGGTGGATACTGGTTGGGCTGGGGTAATACACAAAACGCTACTGGAAGTAACGTTTAtgtttttaaataa